A stretch of the Conger conger chromosome 3, fConCon1.1, whole genome shotgun sequence genome encodes the following:
- the LOC133124933 gene encoding PRELI domain-containing protein 2-like, which yields MYRRWIKHNSPTMVITIEIRKMYRYPFERVVDMHLNKYPTPLEEHVRDVETVEEKKDSSGIIYRRRIATCNNVLPNILRRMRLMNVDNVHMEEESWLDGKRKTMNIQSRCLTWSQYATLQEVSIFRESTANPNWTEFWQTGSISVTGVGRLNRLFELFAQSFFSRGLNKSVHLMEVILEQRYGHPCS from the exons ATGTACAGGCGCTGGATAAAACATAATTCGCCAA CAATGGTCATCACCATCGAAATACGGAAGATGTACAGATATCCGTTTGAGCGAGTGGTAGACATGCATCTGAACAAG TATCCCACACCACTTGAAGAGCACGTCAGAGATGTCGAAACAGTAGAAGAAAAGAAAG ACAGCTCTGGAATTATTTATAGACGACGGATTGCAACCTGCAATAATGTGCTTCCCAACATCTTACGAAGG ATGCGCCTAATGAATGTGGATAATGTTCACATGGAGGAGGAGTCCTGGCTGGACGGGAAACGGAAGACCATGAACATTCAGAGCCGCTGTCTGACTTGGAGCCAATATGCAACCTTACAGGAAGTGTCCATTTTCAGAGAAAGTACAGCCAACCCCAACTG GACAGAGTTCTGGCAGACTGGCAGCATCAGTGTGACCGGGGTGGGAAGACTCAACCGACTGTTCGAGCTTTTTGCCCAGTCCTTCTTCAGTAGGGGATTGAACaag AGTGTACATTTAATGGAAGTTATCCTAGAGCAGCGATATGGACACCCCTGTTCTTAA